A genome region from Sporosarcina sp. ANT_H38 includes the following:
- the argS gene encoding arginine--tRNA ligase, with protein sequence MKTVVLQVLQQFSPVPLNENTLEKPVHAHLGDLALPCFPFAKELRKSPMVIADEIAQAINHPLIRKAEAVNGYVNIFLDRTTVTSALLQKILDQSVSYGSSNEGNGGIVTIDLSSPNIAKPFSMGHLRSTVIGNSIALLLEKNGFKTVKINYIGDWGTQFGKLLTAYRKWGDEQEVLQAPIQTLLRLYIRFHEEAEHNDSLNDEGRAAFKALEDGDTEALALWKWFKTESLKEFQRIYDLLGITFDSYNGEAYYNNKMEPIVTELADKGLLKESAGALVVELDEDMPPCLIMKSDGATLYATRDLTAAIDRKETYDFVKSLYVVGNEQSLHFTQFKKVLSKMGYDWADNIQHIPFGLILKAGKKMSTRKGKIVLLEQVLNEAISLAQTTIETKNPNLAHKAEVAEEVGVGAIIFGDLKQHRKHDIEFNLETMLQTEGETGPYVQYAFARARSVLRKAGELQTYSVDEVNDFEWEIVRELEQFPQIVKRAADDLDPSIIAKYAIDLAQTFSSFYGNVKVLSDANHLPYRIALITSTAIVLKEALRLLGMKAPEEM encoded by the coding sequence ATGAAAACGGTTGTCTTGCAAGTACTACAACAATTTAGTCCCGTTCCATTGAATGAAAACACGTTAGAAAAGCCAGTCCATGCACATTTAGGCGATTTGGCTTTACCGTGCTTCCCATTCGCGAAAGAACTTAGAAAATCACCCATGGTTATTGCCGACGAAATTGCCCAGGCAATCAATCATCCACTAATTCGTAAAGCAGAAGCCGTCAACGGATATGTGAATATCTTTCTGGACCGTACTACAGTTACCAGTGCCCTACTGCAGAAAATTCTAGATCAATCCGTTTCCTACGGTTCATCTAATGAAGGAAATGGTGGGATTGTCACAATTGATTTGTCTTCCCCCAATATTGCCAAACCATTTTCCATGGGGCATCTGCGCTCTACCGTCATCGGGAATTCGATTGCACTACTACTTGAAAAGAATGGTTTTAAGACCGTGAAAATTAATTACATCGGCGATTGGGGTACCCAGTTCGGGAAGTTGCTGACAGCCTACCGAAAATGGGGAGACGAACAAGAGGTCCTGCAAGCTCCAATTCAGACGCTGCTACGGTTGTACATCCGTTTCCATGAAGAAGCGGAGCATAACGACTCGTTGAACGACGAAGGGAGAGCAGCGTTCAAAGCCCTAGAAGATGGAGATACTGAAGCGCTGGCATTATGGAAGTGGTTTAAAACGGAATCCCTCAAGGAATTTCAACGCATCTATGATCTACTCGGTATTACCTTTGATTCCTATAATGGCGAGGCCTACTACAATAACAAGATGGAACCAATTGTTACTGAATTGGCGGATAAAGGGTTATTAAAAGAATCAGCTGGGGCACTTGTCGTTGAACTGGATGAGGATATGCCACCTTGTTTGATCATGAAATCAGACGGTGCTACATTATATGCTACACGTGATTTAACCGCTGCAATCGATAGAAAAGAGACCTATGATTTCGTAAAATCCCTATACGTCGTCGGGAATGAACAAAGTCTCCACTTCACGCAATTTAAGAAAGTGCTTAGTAAAATGGGCTACGATTGGGCAGACAATATACAACACATACCTTTTGGGCTTATTTTGAAAGCAGGCAAAAAGATGTCGACCCGCAAAGGAAAAATCGTCTTACTGGAACAAGTTTTAAACGAGGCGATTTCACTTGCCCAGACTACAATCGAAACGAAAAATCCAAACTTAGCACATAAGGCCGAAGTCGCTGAAGAAGTCGGCGTCGGAGCCATCATTTTCGGTGACCTGAAGCAACATCGCAAACATGACATCGAATTCAACTTAGAAACAATGCTTCAGACAGAAGGTGAAACTGGTCCTTACGTTCAATATGCATTCGCACGGGCCAGATCAGTACTAAGAAAAGCTGGAGAACTACAGACGTATAGCGTGGATGAAGTAAATGATTTCGAATGGGAAATCGTAAGAGAATTAGAGCAGTTCCCGCAGATAGTCAAACGTGCTGCGGATGATTTAGACCCTTCTATCATCGCAAAATACGCAATTGACCTTGCCCAAACTTTCAGCTCGTTTTACGGCAATGTCAAAGTGCTTTCAGATGCAAATCATTTACCATACAGAATTGCGTTGATTACAAGCACTGCGATTGTCTTGAAAGAGGCCTTGCGACTGTTAGGAATGAAGGCACCTGAAGAAATGTGA